A window of the Deltaproteobacteria bacterium genome harbors these coding sequences:
- a CDS encoding bifunctional 3,4-dihydroxy-2-butanone-4-phosphate synthase/GTP cyclohydrolase II, which yields MSEKREKKVSSLQGVKGRIEVALEAIRQGRMVILVDDEDRENEGDLAMAAEKVTPEAINFMARHGRGLICLSLMPGKCEQLSLSPMVMDNTSPFGTGFTVSIDAREGVTTGISAADRAKTILKAIREETKPSDFSRPGHVFPLRAKKGGVLVRSGQTEGSVDLARLAGCQPAGVICEIMNEDGSMARMPDLEKFSKEHGLLIVTIADLISYRMQHETLIRQVEEADLPTEYGHFRMIAFENEVDDLTHVALVMGEISSDKPTLVRVHSQCLTGDTFASKRCDCGRQMHGALQMIAAEGRGVFLYIRQEGRGIGLLNKIRAYALQDKGLDTVEANEKLGFKPDLRDYGIGAQILSALGLKKMRLMTNNPRKIVGLEGFNLQVIERIPIEIEPENENIKYLRTKRDKLGHLLNKV from the coding sequence ATGAGTGAAAAAAGAGAAAAAAAGGTCTCTTCACTTCAAGGTGTAAAGGGAAGGATTGAGGTAGCCCTCGAGGCGATTCGTCAGGGGCGGATGGTGATCCTTGTCGATGATGAAGATCGCGAGAATGAGGGGGATCTTGCGATGGCTGCGGAGAAGGTGACCCCTGAGGCGATCAATTTTATGGCCAGGCATGGGCGTGGTCTTATCTGTCTCTCTCTGATGCCGGGAAAATGTGAGCAACTGAGTCTCTCACCAATGGTGATGGACAACACCTCCCCTTTTGGCACTGGATTTACCGTTTCGATCGATGCACGCGAGGGGGTAACGACAGGGATCTCTGCCGCTGACAGGGCCAAGACGATCCTCAAGGCGATTCGAGAAGAGACCAAACCGTCTGATTTTTCCCGCCCGGGCCATGTCTTCCCCCTTCGCGCGAAAAAAGGTGGCGTGCTTGTCAGGAGTGGTCAGACGGAAGGGTCGGTCGATCTGGCCCGACTCGCCGGTTGTCAACCGGCAGGTGTGATTTGCGAGATTATGAACGAGGATGGCTCGATGGCCCGAATGCCGGATCTGGAAAAATTTTCAAAGGAACATGGTCTGCTGATTGTTACGATCGCCGATCTTATCAGTTACCGGATGCAGCATGAGACCCTGATCCGGCAGGTCGAGGAGGCCGATCTTCCAACAGAATACGGACATTTCCGCATGATCGCTTTTGAAAATGAGGTGGATGACTTGACGCATGTCGCCTTGGTCATGGGGGAGATTTCTTCCGACAAACCAACCCTTGTTCGGGTGCACTCTCAATGCCTGACGGGGGACACCTTCGCCTCGAAACGGTGTGATTGTGGTCGGCAGATGCATGGCGCGCTTCAGATGATTGCGGCTGAGGGGAGAGGCGTTTTTCTCTATATCCGTCAGGAGGGAAGGGGGATTGGTCTTTTAAACAAGATCCGTGCCTATGCCCTCCAGGACAAGGGGTTGGATACGGTCGAGGCGAATGAGAAACTGGGATTTAAACCGGATCTGCGTGACTATGGAATTGGCGCTCAGATTTTATCGGCACTTGGTTTGAAGAAGATGCGGCTCATGACCAACAACCCGCGGAAGATTGTTGGTCTGGAGGGGTTCAATCTGCAAGTGATCGAACGGATTCCGATCGAGATCGAACCGGAGAACGAGAACATCAAGTATCTTCGCACCAAGCGGGACAAGTTGGGGCATTTACTTAACAAGGTATAG
- a CDS encoding 6,7-dimethyl-8-ribityllumazine synthase: MVAFRDKKRPPLSAKGLRFGIVLSRYNSLVTDELLAGARKTLSKYGAKEVDLLTVPGAFEIPYALRGLARKKKYSALIALGCVIRGETPHFEYISEGMTSGVMSVILEEEIPIAFGVLTTDNLRQALERAGGKVGNKGEEAALVAIEMASLKKKKWRV; encoded by the coding sequence TTGGTTGCCTTTCGTGACAAAAAAAGACCACCCCTTTCTGCAAAGGGACTACGATTTGGGATTGTGCTGAGTCGCTACAATTCTTTGGTGACCGATGAACTCCTTGCTGGAGCGAGAAAAACTCTCTCGAAGTATGGGGCGAAGGAGGTGGATCTCCTGACAGTTCCAGGCGCCTTCGAAATTCCCTATGCCCTGAGAGGTCTTGCTCGAAAGAAAAAATATTCCGCGCTGATCGCCTTGGGGTGTGTGATTCGTGGTGAGACGCCTCATTTTGAGTATATTTCGGAAGGGATGACCTCTGGCGTGATGAGTGTCATATTGGAAGAGGAGATTCCAATTGCCTTTGGTGTCCTGACGACCGATAATTTAAGACAGGCATTGGAACGTGCTGGAGGGAAAGTCGGTAACAAGGGAGAAGAGGCGGCTTTAGTCGCGATTGAGATGGCTTCATTAAAGAAAAAGAAATGGAGAGTTTAA
- the nusB gene encoding transcription antitermination factor NusB, with protein MGQRRKARELALQLLYQMEMQDVGPKVVIDRFAESEEYPEEAKKFSYELVEGTYRNRREIDELIEKHSSHWKIARMSAVDRNILRLGVYELSYLNDVPTSVAIDEAIEIAKRFGTENSGAFINGILDNIAKDVRKDPR; from the coding sequence ATGGGACAGAGACGCAAGGCGAGGGAACTCGCCCTTCAGCTTCTTTATCAGATGGAGATGCAGGATGTCGGACCAAAAGTGGTGATCGATCGCTTCGCAGAATCCGAGGAATATCCTGAAGAGGCCAAGAAATTTTCTTATGAGCTTGTCGAAGGGACCTACCGGAACCGTCGGGAGATCGATGAATTGATTGAGAAACATTCCTCCCACTGGAAGATCGCACGGATGTCGGCTGTCGATCGTAATATTTTACGTTTGGGGGTCTACGAGCTCTCTTACCTCAATGATGTGCCGACCTCTGTGGCGATTGATGAGGCGATTGAAATTGCCAAGAGGTTTGGGACAGAGAATTCCGGCGCTTTTATTAATGGAATTCTTGATAATATCGCGAAAGATGTGAGAAAGGATCCTCGATGA